The stretch of DNA gtgacaattcagtgttctgctgggaaacctttggacctggtattcatgtggatgttacttagacatgtaccacccatctagaccagacaagaccagacacccccacccgataacaatgaccctccttgatggcagcagccatctcctgCTGGATGCaacctgacgcagacacacacaaaaaccgtttacaaaagcttaaaaaaaaaaacaaaaaaaaaaaacatgaaaaacagcacaaggtgttgacctggcctccaagttcacaagatcccaaactgatcaaatatctgtgtgatgatccacagagatcgttcccctcaacccataggacctaaacaccccccactaacaacattctgtagccagacaccacaggataccctcagaaggaccatgtccatttcCTGGTttgtcacaacagttttggaggcacaagggagatctacacaatattaggcaggtggtaataacgttatgcctgattgctggTAACTGATTGCAAGTGGGGAAATATCAGTATATCTGTGGACTTTCTTCAATAGAAAACACTAAGTGTACAAGTTAAATAAACCATCTTAATTGTAGGAGTGTGCtctgattaaaagaaaaacacacattgtggTCACATAGTGAGAAATGTTTTCTCATTCACGGTGATATCATGATTACATGGCAAGTGTGCAACCGGGCTACACTCTAAAGTTGCTGAACCGAATCCTTGGTTTTTCTCCTCGCGGTGCAGAAATGATAACTCCCTCATTTAATTATCCCCATTAATAATGTTCTCTAATGCTGAAAACTTTACTATGTTACTCTGTTTACTATCAACTGTAcagggaaacagaaagaaaccggCAAGTGATGACGCCTGAGCTGCAACAACGGTCTCCTTTAAGTGAACATTTCATTTCTAACAAAAGGACgcatatttagtttgaaaagcaacaactgaaatgatgaataaatgaaataaatgaaagagaacAGACACATTACTCACCCCAAAGGCTTAGGTTTGTGCGTGTCTAAGGAGTGTAACTGGCAGCGCttgttctttttactttttggaaTCGCATCAATCATGTCATTAAGCTTTGacctgtaaataaaaacacaaatataataataatgttaaataaaaataattggaTATACATATTTTCAAGAGTTAATATAAAGACCAGCTTTCTTTGTCTGACCAAGTCTCAGTATATGAGATACCACAGAAACTGTGTTTAATCTTTAGTACTTATAAAGCAtattaaataagaaaagggTGGACAAGCAGCAGTTACAGATCATTACCTATGTGTAGTACCTCAACAAAACCTGACACACTTTTTACAGTCATCccattttgtgatgtttttgtctcaACATAATTCATTTGGGTCGATCTGCTTACCCATGGACGTAGAAGAGGGTGTAGAGCTTCTTCACGTCTGCCACACAGGCCTTGGTGACAGAGAGCATGCCCGTGGGTTTCACTGTGAGGGGCTCCAGGGCTGGGTTCCCTGATTCCACCAAATGTGAGAAGAGGCGCTCCACGCTTCGTCTGCAGCCGACACATGGCACCAGCTGAGATAATGCACCGTACACCTCCCTGGATGTCACCATCAGGGCGATATTCAGGTCCTGCTGCTTCAGCTTGGAGTGATACTAAGGGCCAGAGGGTCACATCTGTCACCACTTTGTGAACAAGTCACAGGAAGCGCAGTTTACAGgctgtttttaacatttaaagctgAAACTCCTCACCTCAGAGAACTGTTTCCATTGTGAAGTGTTTATTTCATGGGCGTCAACATCCATTACGCTGTCAGAGAACTCCATCACCATCTGACAAGAAGTAACACACTACAGTTTATGCACGCCAACAAAGATTTCATTCACACTGCAAACGTGTCACTGAGAATAACcatgacactgagacacaaTCATAATCAGAGTTAGGACTGTCTTTTTGGTTAACAGTCCACATCATATCTTCCATCAAAAAGTTTGATTGTGGGCAACTGTGGGCTGGTGTTGTAACAGTAACCACGTCACAGACATTGTCCTTGTGGTTGCACACTCACTTACGGGGAAAAGCTTACATACCGTCAGTGTATCGTCGATATACAGAGGAATCTGTCGTGCTAGAAACGGGTAGTCCTCTTCCCCTTCCCTGCATACTGCTACCAGGCGTGCCATCACTTCTTCCAGGTCGGTTAGTGGTCGGAGCAGCTCACCTGCACGGTGCACAGAGGAGACTAAATGTGACATGAGCACGGGCTACACCGGGCTAATGCTAATTTACTGCAGGTCTGTGGGTTAATAACCACCACCTCGTACTGTCACACGCACGGAATCTATTTCACAGACAGTCTGACACCGAAACGCATTTTAAAACATCACTCGTTTAGGGAAAGAAACAACATATGTGATGACGTTACAAAACACGGGTTCAGGAAGTTGTCTTGACCCAGATTGGAAGCAGCAGCTGTATTAGCAAAACACCATGGGAATGGAAAAGCTTAAATGGCAAAGTGGAATTAGGTTTATCAAATTTAGTTGAGTGCGTTTTtgctaataaaacatttaagttaTGACGAGTGGTTTCACGACGCTCATGTCAGCCTGCTAGGCTGGATAAGGAGACTAGCCAGTTAGCCTGCTAGCTAATTTGCCACTGCAACTGTAGAATTTGAGGAAGCCGGTAGGTGTCTTCTATGTGCACAGTCCACATGCGATTACTATACACAGAGGTTTATAACATCTTAACAAACGCTAAATATGTGGCAACGTTGACATCGGTTAAATGCAGCGGGTCGACGAGAGAAAACTTGGCTACATTACTCGTTAGCGTCGCTGTCCTATTAGCTAACGCTAGCTCGCTCGGATAAAAGTTCAACTAGGTGACTGGCTACGTAGCGAGTGTCACTTTCCGCAGCCGTTCTCACATGCGTTTAAAAAACATTCGCCGTATTCTGCCGCATCGGGGAAAGAAAGTAACATTAGCGTAAAACCAGTAGTGACTTTTCCTCACCCTGTTGAGAAAGTTctccttaaaaacaaacaagtgtgaCAGTGAGTGGAGCTGCTACGGTGGCGGAATCTTCACCACTGATTTAACCTTTGCCCTATGTACGTAGGAGGTGACGTACGGCTGCGTTTGGCATCTAGGGGGCGCCATATAGACCAAGAAGGATAAAGAGTCTTTATTCAGGATTCgagatactttattaatccttgaAAAGAAATTTGTAGGGTTACAGCAGCAATACTTCACATTatcacagtaaaatcagcaagCAGCCTATACAGCATATCAtacataagaataaataaacaaacacagaaatacagtatTAGGGATAAAAAACAATTGCACGCCTGGGAAAAAAACTACAGATTGTTCAAAAACCTTATGTCTGCAGGCAAAAAAGGCCTCCTGTGTACCCCTCTGTCTTGCAGTTTGGAAGAATGAGCGCTCTTACTGTGCAAGCTTTTCCCGAAAACCTCTAAAGCATTGAGTGGGTGACTTTCATTGTTTGTGATGGCCTTCGTTGTTATTAAAAGAACAAATTTCACAGACTCTTGGCTTAAatggcacacacagacaattaaataaaacacttctgAGAAGTATGAACacccttagaaaaaaaatgtacagagaaaaagtaaataatgtaCACAAAGTACAGCTTAGGACAAGCCCGACTCTGAAATGTTGTGAGTGTGCGATTGTCTTCCTGCAGAAGACTGATAATCTGTTTGATTGTCAgcagttttgtgtctgtgtatgtataGATATTTGAGAATGAAAATAAGTTTAGTGACACACAAATATAACTAAGGATTTGCACCTCTTTATTTAAAGTAATGAGGTTTGTGTTTTAACTATAGAGTTCTACGTTCAGGTTGATGTGGTGGGGAACAGTTTATAATTGCAATGCACAGTGacaaaattattatattatgtaaaGATGATAGTATAGTCTTCACCAATCGCTAACACTTGAGTGGAACTTTCAGAGGAGGAACTAAAACAAGAGATTATAAAAAGACAATGGATGTACAAATTATACAGATCAACAGAAGAGTAGAGGCAGAGACATTACGGATACTGTTCAATTGCTGCATAACTTCAAAGCTGTATTACATCAATAATGTCAGCTGTAGACCCACTGTGTGGCCCACAAACCAGGCATTGTTCTTTGGAAGGCTGAGACAATATAAGTAGGATGCATTAATAAACAACAAAGGCCATTCTGttagatttatttaaacagaGCTTTGTTAATGTAACATCACCCAATAAGGTAAAACAATGGTGATGAAAATATAGTagtatttatgcattttcatttttatgaatgTCTGTGGTGAGAGATTCTGTTTCTCAGGCCAACTATTGCTTGGCGTATTTACTAAAATTACAATAATTTGTTGTGCTGCCTTCTGATGCTCTTCCGTGTAGTATTAACCTGCATTTACTGTTACAACCAGTAACTGTATGTGTTGCCAAATCAATTGTGACTGAAATCTTTGAGATTGCTGCTtcaaacaacacagacaaaacataaCAGTTGAGTCCCACTGTCAATTTAAGTCCTTTACTCATTCAGAAACATTATgtgagatttttgttcatttgtactTTCTGTACTTTCATTGTTTTATACATAAATTATCTTCAGATCCATCTTCccataacatttaaaattccCAGTCCCAAAGTCCCTGAAATTACACAAATGAACATTGCAGATttacaaatgcaaatgttaCCAGAATTTTACTGTAATACCACAGAGATGTAAAGCAGATATCACAGAGCAATTTATGAACATGtacaacagcaaaacacacaccgAAAACATACTACTACAACTGAGGGTGTCCACGACTGAGTTGGTCAGTCCTGTCATCAAATTcgcaagaagaaaaaacaacaactgattCCTGCTGACGGCCTGGATGAGGCAGTGGCCTTCTATTTCAcctctctttttgtctttgtcacattcTGATTGTTTGTTATACAGATTCCACGATGTAGGTACAAATTTGCAGCCGGAAGTTTTTTTAGCGAACAGCAAAACAATATCAGCTAAACCAAGGCAgcacatataaaacaaagacTGAGCCACAGTCCAGATAACGAAAGGTAAATTAGCCATGCGGCGAGACACCGGTTCCACGAGGGTCTGACAGACGACCAGAGCAATGTACATGACCGAAGTTCCCAACAACAGGTAAAAAAGTGCTTTGAGCCACTCTCTAACATTAGATCTTTGTTGCATCACATAATATCCAACTTGAACTCCACTCAGGTAAATGGCTACATATCCCACTATAGAGAATAAGCCTTCCTTGTTAGCGTGCAGAAAGTCCTTCTCTCTCTCGTTGTTGTGGATGATGAAAGCCTTCAGATCTGTTGTCTCGAGACTGAACTGATAGAATCCACTCATCAGCAGGGCAACCAACCACATCCGGTTAGCTGGTAAAACAAGCAAAATCATTGAAGCCACAATTCTGACGATGGCTAGAGTGAAGAAGAAATTCCAGTGGACTCCATATTCTGTCACATGCTCATGGTAGCCGGTCATTTTGACGCTCACTAGCCTTGCCATGCCAAGAGCAAGTAGGggccagacagacagaagctGCTTTGTGATATGACTCATCTTGGATCCTGAGACGTGCTTCCTCCGTGCCTCTGGGCATACGAGGGCATTTGCAAAGACATAAGCTCCAACTCCAATGTCCATAATACCTGTCCCGTAGGTTTCTGATTTAGCATATCGCCTTGGGAAGACATTAAAGTCTACGGCAAGAATGCTGATGgctgttttcacatttacaaacacTCTAAAGAGAGTCACAAAGGGAACCTGGTTGAATTGAACGTGACTCTGAAGGAAGGTGCTGATAGTATTTTGTGGGTGCCGAGCAGAAGGATGTTTGCTGGcatggcagacaaaaaaaaacgcacaagcAGAAACAAGGTTGAGGCTCAACGTGAACAGGTGAAGAACGCTGCTCAGCACGGTGCACGACAGGATGAGGGGAAGAATGAGCACACAGATGTCTAGAAGTAAGTGAGAAATGTGTGGAAGTGGCAGGGGTAGGGTCCCTTTGGCCTGATAGTAGCGGACCAATATGAGTCCTCTGATGATGATGCATGCTGGGTTGAGAAATGTGCCCAGCGCCACCTCCTCCAGGCTGGTCCCATTGAGATTACTCACAAATGCTTGCTTCAGTTCCTTCTGAGCCATGTCCTGCAAACATTACAATTCATTATTTGCTACAAACTGTGACTGTATGAAGAGACAAATGCATGGAACAGAGTAATAGCAGGTGTTTCATAGTGATATCATCACACTTTCAAATGCAGAACGTTTTGCGACAGTAAATCAAATCCTGATGTGTTGATTTGGAGTAAAAGCAGACTTTTTAGGCCTTATCATTACTAAAATTACTAAATAACAACAACGGAAGCTACGCATCTGGACGGATTTTACTTTCCATTAGAGCTTACCCAAAAAGGATTACACCAGCACACACCACGAGAGGAGTCAATTGAGTTCTGTGATCCTTACGTCCTCTGCCAATGTTACGAGCGCAGTCGTGTGTCCACTTACCACGGGTTTGTGTGTTCGGTGTGGGGAGTGCAGGATCACAAGAATACCTGTTTTACAGCATTGCTATAAGGCTTGCTGAATGTCCCGAGCCTAACCCAGTCATCCACCATGCCTGTAACAACACAGCGCCTTCGCTCATTTCCGTGTTGGGACCCATGACGCATTCGCGACTACTCGGATTCCTGAAAACTTCCAGCATAACCAGGAGATGAACGTTTAAAAACGATTGtattataaaatacaaatacaatattacaatatagtattacattattattatattgaaatattatgaatatatatataagtacaAAACCACTACTAACTAACACTAACTCATACCATCAATGAGAAAAGTGATGGGTTGTGCAACATGGAAACTATATATAGTGTCGTTTTTAGTTTTAAGTCAAATTAGACAGTTAAATAATAGctctttattataatataacgACAACATTAATCATGTTTTGGGGCAAGTTTTAGCATCGACTATTTACAAGAAACAGAGTTACAGCTTTGCCATTGGAAGCATCGGGAAGAGGGCGGGAATAAATGTGCGGTGGTTTgggagcagggagggaggcagtCAGACAGGACAGGGCAGGCACGGGACGTCGTCCTTGAGGAGTTCCAGACACTAATGGAAATACCAtttttccagtgttcagtctTAAATGGCGGCTCACTTTAACTTGAATTAATTCTTCTCAAAGTTGTTACTCTGACTTTTAAGACAGATAAAGATAATTACGGTAAACCAATGAGTTCTGCGGACGACCCACCAAACGTGAAAGCTGGTTACAGAAATGGAGGGGCGACGGTAAGTTAGGACCCGGGGAAGACCCGTCCGCAGTTTACTTTACCGGTGCTTcatcattttttccatttgggTTTTTATAACATAAGAGTCAGTGAGAAGTTTATCTTGACCTGTAGAACCGTTATCAGCCTGGACCTGCCAcatctctgattggttggttcgtATTCAAACGCTTTGTAAAGTATTTAAAGGCGTCATATGTACCTGTGACGACACAACAACGCCGTAATACGACGTTTATTGCGCAAAATAGAAATGTGTAGTGTATGACGCCAGACTTAAAATAATATGGCAACATGTGTCCTCCATACGGAGAGACTTGATTCAGGATTGTTCAGTTGTTGCatgttgtgacagttcaatgtctGAATGTTTTCCGAGGATCCTAATATTTACACAAAGCTGTATACTCAGGCTAAGTACCACTTCGTACACTATTTGCCAGATTTTTGAATGAAGTTTGGTaagaaaacaagagagaggTACAATCTCACTGTAACAAAGAGTCTGCTGTGACGGCCAGTGTATAGGAGCTACGCGTCACAGTATGTTGTGTACTCAGGGTATTAGTCGTGCCGGTATTAAATTAATGACATTAAGATTATTCACATGGGTTGAAATGGCCTTATAGAATGACGGGATGTAGGCTACCTGCTGCTGGATTAAACGTGTCTGCACAAATTTAGGACTGCTGACAGACTGCAGGTCCAGGCCATGTAATCTTGGCAGGACAATGTGGACTCCGCCATTTGTCAGTTTGAAGCTGTGACTGAATCCATTAATGAATGCATGAGGCCTGACTCTAAGCGATAAGTCATTCTGCAAAAAACAACTATAGCAGCTGCCATGTTTGTCTCTGATATAAGACACGATGTCCTTAATATGATAATCTGTGTTACATCAGAACATCACCGCAGTTTGGGGACTATTTTTAGCATGTCCATTGATATGTCAAATCTAACATCGGTTGTGTGTGTTCAACTCACGTTTTAACTCATCCACACAGGTGAAGAGATTCATTGAGAAAGTCCATTCTCCTCACCTGTCCCTAAATGACTCACTGGAGGGAGATATTCTGGCCTTCCTCACTGATGAAGACCAGCTCCATACTTATGATGACCTCACCAAAGTCAACCCAGTGACCCCAACAACAGGTACAAATAAAGCTTACAATCATTTCATCTATTAGTTTAGGGTCATAGCAtttctgacacaaaaaaagagtgGCTAAAGATGGACAAAAAGTAACAGCAATATATTTGTACACATCACCTGAGCGCCGTGGAGTTGAACTAGTTTGTAgctaaatggctctgattgttcgtaggactatccagttttAGATACAGAGgcattttttctctgtattggttgaaacacctgccttaatgaaatccaaatctCGTGTTACCAGACTGATATTCTCATATAAATTTAAGTGTGCTGGCCTGGGAGAGCATGTGTCACCTTGGATTGTTATTTACTCAAATCAAGATAAACTCTGAAGGGATGataaagaataaatattaatgcaTGAATGATTGCTGTGATACTGGAATGCTGCAGGGTGAACAAGGAAGGAGAGCAAGTTTCAATCAAATGACAGAACCTGATTCACTTTGTTGACAGACACATGCTTCCAAGCACTGATAATATTCATTCTAGGTTTCTTGCGTTGATCATAAATTTACATAGAAGTGAATATTCATTCGACATAGTTTCAATATATTTTGACGTAAAAGTGTAGCTGTATTGGTACTGACTAAGACTGCATTAGTGTTTGTCATGAGGTTGTGAGGTGCTGTTaatgacaggaaaaaacaacaatactGTTTATTAACAGCAGAGGTCAGAGTAAGTAAACTATTTCTAAACTATGAATAGCTGTGATTATGTTGCATTGGCATCTTTTATGTATCATGTTATTTCATATTATCAGGGACGTTTTATAGATGATCACATCATAGCTTTTTCTTTGTCACGTAAGCGTAGTTGCTGATGTACATGTTTAAATTCTACAATTATTAAAACAGTTTGAGTCTCACTAGTGATTAGTCATTGACGTTGCACTGTGATGATTTAGTGATTATCATCTCTTACATTTTAACTTGCCATTTTGTTCCTGTTAATACCTAATCATATTTCCTGTTGTTTTCCCTGGCAGTGCTGAAATGCCTGCAGGCCAGGTACAGCGTGAAGGTGTTTTACACCCATGCTGGCTGCACCCTGGTGGCTCTCAACCCCTTTCAGCCCATTCCTGACCTCTACACTCTGGATGTGATGAAGGAGTATCACTGCGCTCCTCAGCCCCAGGTACAACTGTCACTGTAATTCATgcatgtatttgtatttctcaGTATGTTTTCACTATGGTGGAGAAAGATGGATAGTGGTGGAAGTGATGTGGACTGGACATTCCCTGCAGGGTGCATTCATGCGATTTAGCATGACGATCTCATTAAGAAGTCTGTATGTTCTTGTCAACAGGAGTTCAAACCACATATCTTTATTGTGGCAGAAGAGGCCTACAGGAACGTTAAGGGTCAGCTGGAGCCAGTGAACCAGTCGCTGGTGGTCAGCGGTGAGAGTGGTGCAGGAAAGGTAAATCTATATAGTGAGTTATTCTAAAAGAATGAAGTAAagctgcaacaacaaaaagactgaAGAATGTCAGTTTAAGAGTAAAACTATGCGTTGACTAGTATGTGGAGATTAATCACTTAGTGAACTGGTTTGCTTCAACAATTTTAAGcctatgtttttctttaactgaaagttatttataGTTGTTGTTCATTGCAGTTCAACATATATGGATTcccctccagcagcagcattaaTTGTTTCTAGTTTCAGCTTTTGATTTCTCTTATATCACCATAACACTGTGTGCTCATTCAATTGATTATTTATCACTGATTTGTTGATTTCAGAAACTATCTCTGGTTCCACTTTGTCATTGgagctgtttttctctgtcatATATTACTGTAAATATCTGGGATTTGAActactgggaaaaaaataaacaagtaatcACCatattagaaaaagaaaaaaaaaggaaaatagttAGCATGCAGGGTGATACCACAATAGTGACTAGTTTGTGAATATACTCATTTAAGTTGCTCTGAGAAATTGTTCCTGAATGCATGAACCTGTAAAACAGATTTCCTATCACTGATAGTTTATTGATAACTTGTGTCTTTCTAGACATGGACATCTCGCTGCCTGATGAAATACTACGCCACCGTGGCGGCTGCCTCCTCAGTGGAGAAGAGTCAGGACACAGTGGAGAGGATAGAGAGGAGAGTGCTGGACTCCAACCCTATAATGGAAGCTTTTGGTACGAAAACTGATTACATTGCTTTGTCAGTTTGAAAATTACAAACAGTCACTCACCTGTatgtctgtctttctgcctATCTGTTTATCTGCCTATCTGTTTATCCAGGCAATGCCTGCACGTTACggaacaacaacagcagtcGCTTTGGAAAGTACATCCAACTGCAGCTGGACAGGCACGTGCACACTCACCAATCGATACAATGacacctttaaaatgttttaaaggtgTTGGTCTGTTTAATCAGTTTCTAATTTTTACGTGAAGGTGTCAGCTGTTGGTCGGAGCGTCAGTTCAAACGTACTTGCTGGAGAAGACCAGGGTGGCCTGCCAACCAGCCAATGAGCGGAACTTCCACATCTTTTATCAGGTGAGTTAAGAGGCCAACACCGATAAGGTCATATGTTATTCATTTTATCATTAGTGTGCATGGAGATCTGAATGCTTAACTGCTGCGTTTCAGATGATGAAAGGGGCCAGAGATGAGCAGAGAAAGGAGTGGATGATGTATCAGGACCAGTGTTATGTGTGGCTGCCAAATTCTGAAAAAAACATCGAGGGTTGGTGTCCATTTATGTGTATTAAGGCACTTCTTGAATCTATATTTATAGTTcttattcatttttgatttatttacaagCAACATTTAACCATGTAATGTTTTACAGAGGATTGTTTTCATGAGACCGTGGAGGCAATGGTTCACCTGGGCATCGATGCAGAGAGACAAGAACAAATATTTAGGGTACggtcattcttcttctccttaacATTAATCACCATTAGAAACACTTAATGTAATAAGAACACAGTTGTTACAACAGCTATGAGTTATATATTCATAGGAGAAGATATTGATGAATACTATACATTTCATAGACACAGTGAGTTATCTTTTTTTGTACTACAGATCTTAGCAGGGATTCTGCAGCTGGGGAACGTGAGTTTCTCTTCTTCAACGGACGAATCCCAACCCTGTCACGTTGATGATCAGTCCAAAGGTACTCGATGTGACATTATTAGATGTTTGATCCGTTGTTTCTGATTACGTCCAGTGGGTGATGTCTCATGGGTTTATTCTGCATGTGGTTGCTGTGGTTTCATGCTGGATTGAACAATTTCCATGACGTCACTCTTCTCAGTGACCGCAACTGTCAACAAACACATGATGCGTCTcccgtctgtctgtgtttcagacTTCTTGCAGAGGGCCGCTGAGCTGCTGGGTGTCCCTGCTGACGAGCTTCAGACGTGTTTAAGGGTGAGGACTCTGAAGGCTGGCAAGCAAAGCGTGCTCAAGCCCTGTCCCCAGGCCGAGTGCAGCATGAGGAGAGACTGCCTGGCCAAAGTCATTTACGCCCAGTAAGTAGAACAGTTTCCATCACCAAATAACACAGACATCTTCGTGTTATGTTTCAATGGGGGATGATGCAGGAGCTTGTTTTTGTCCCGTGACTGTGGACGTGCATTTTTGATTACaggaaaacatgaacatgtgtcTGCTCATCATTGTAATAAGCATTTCACTTTTTCTGCCAGGTTATTTGAATGGCTGGTTACATTCATCAACAACAGCATATGTGCGGACAAATCCACGTGGTGCAACTTCATTGGTAAAAAGTGTGATTCGCTTTGTCAGCGCTGAATGTAACGTTTCTTGACACAAGCTCACACAGTCCTCTCCTCTGTGATCTCCAGGAGTTCTGGATGTGTACGGCTTCGAGTGTTTCAAGACCAATAACCTGGAGCAGCTCTGCATCAACTACGCCAACGAgaaactccagcagcactttgtGGCCCATTATCTCAAAGCTCAGCAGGTAAAGTCTCTCAGCTTTCAGTTTCCATGCAGAGGTCTCAGCAGAGCGGCGCTGTCTCTGATGGTAACCTCCCCCTGATTG from Mugil cephalus isolate CIBA_MC_2020 chromosome 15, CIBA_Mcephalus_1.1, whole genome shotgun sequence encodes:
- the pigw gene encoding phosphatidylinositol-glycan biosynthesis class W protein produces the protein MAQKELKQAFVSNLNGTSLEEVALGTFLNPACIIIRGLILVRYYQAKGTLPLPLPHISHLLLDICVLILPLILSCTVLSSVLHLFTLSLNLVSACAFFFVCHASKHPSARHPQNTISTFLQSHVQFNQVPFVTLFRVFVNVKTAISILAVDFNVFPRRYAKSETYGTGIMDIGVGAYVFANALVCPEARRKHVSGSKMSHITKQLLSVWPLLALGMARLVSVKMTGYHEHVTEYGVHWNFFFTLAIVRIVASMILLVLPANRMWLVALLMSGFYQFSLETTDLKAFIIHNNEREKDFLHANKEGLFSIVGYVAIYLSGVQVGYYVMQQRSNVREWLKALFYLLLGTSVMYIALVVCQTLVEPVSRRMANLPFVIWTVAQSLFYMCCLGLADIVLLFAKKTSGCKFVPTSWNLYNKQSECDKDKKRGEIEGHCLIQAVSRNQLLFFLLANLMTGLTNSVVDTLSCSSMFSVCVLLLYMFINCSVISALHLCGITVKFW